From one Cyanobacterium stanieri PCC 7202 genomic stretch:
- a CDS encoding protein of unknown function DUF1622 (PFAM: Protein of unknown function (DUF1622)~COGs: COG4828 membrane protein~InterPro IPR012427~KEGG: cyh:Cyan8802_4064 protein of unknown function DUF1622~PFAM: protein of unknown function DUF1622~SPTR: Putative uncharacterized protein) — MEQIELLEAGLLIFVNLFKLILEAIALLCVVWGLIKTIQLAIRVNRHHRRHKFTKIRLEFGMWLVLALEFQLGADIVATTLNSDFASLGKLVIIAIVRTVLNYFLTKELDHDIQKSRQNELPNIN; from the coding sequence ATGGAACAAATAGAATTACTTGAGGCAGGATTACTAATATTTGTTAATCTTTTTAAATTGATACTAGAGGCGATCGCCCTTTTATGTGTAGTATGGGGACTTATCAAAACCATACAATTAGCCATAAGAGTTAACCGTCACCATCGTCGCCATAAATTCACCAAAATTCGCCTAGAATTTGGAATGTGGTTAGTGTTAGCCCTCGAATTTCAACTAGGCGCTGATATTGTCGCCACTACCCTTAACTCTGACTTTGCTTCCCTCGGAAAACTGGTCATAATTGCGATCGTCAGAACCGTATTAAACTACTTTCTCACCAAAGAATTAGATCACGACATACAAAAATCCAGACAGAATGAATTACCAAACATTAATTAA
- a CDS encoding chaperone protein DnaK (PFAM: Hsp70 protein~TIGRFAM: chaperone protein DnaK~COGs: COG0443 Molecular chaperone~InterPro IPR013126:IPR018181:IPR012725:IPR001023~KEGG: ava:Ava_0378 molecular chaperone DnaK~PFAM: Heat shock protein 70~SPTR: Heat shock protein Hsp70;~TIGRFAM: chaperone protein DnaK), whose translation MGKVIGIDLGTTNSCVAVLEGGKPLIINNQEGSRTTPSIVGFGKGTQRLVGQLAKRQAVTNAENTVYSIKRFIGRRWSDSDHDRTRVTYKCVKGKDDTVDVQIQDKSYTPQEISSMILQKLKTDAETFLGEPVSQAVITVPAYFTDAQRQATKDAGTIAGLEVMRIINEPTAAALAYGLDKQDQDQYVLVFDLGGGTFDVSVLQLGNGIFEVVSTSGNNQLGGDDFDGIIVDWLIEKFKEQEGIDLSTDKMALQRLREAAEKAKIELSNLMETSINLPFITADDNGPKHLELELSRPHLEELIAPLVEEIVPPMQRALADSELSKEQIHRVVLVGGSTRTPAISAKIEEFFGTGIPIDRSINPDEAVALGAAVQGGVLGGEVRNLLLLDVTPLSLGLETLGEVFTKIIERNTTIPTSRTQVFSTAVDGQTSVEVHVLQGERSMVKDNKSLGKFLLTGIPPAPRGVPQIEVSFDIDADGILKVSARDKGTGIEQGIVISNTGSLDAQEIEAMRREAQEFASADRRRVELVEIKKQLDSLLYSYELSLEKNPFLVGDNVQDEINQKKVDIADAIESPDVPVKRIEAMIADLRETIIGLGAKAYESVSQSPEMGAEPSGETMFESLDADDDADPEFKSIEDEILSGLSQISGGDAEFDFDYDQDETITGDYETVD comes from the coding sequence ATGGGAAAAGTAATCGGAATCGACTTAGGAACAACAAATAGTTGTGTCGCAGTGTTAGAAGGGGGAAAACCCTTAATTATTAATAATCAAGAGGGTTCAAGAACCACCCCCAGTATTGTCGGCTTTGGCAAAGGTACCCAGCGCTTAGTGGGGCAACTTGCCAAACGTCAAGCCGTCACCAACGCTGAAAATACCGTTTACAGTATTAAGCGATTTATCGGTCGCAGATGGTCTGATAGTGATCACGATCGCACCCGAGTAACCTACAAGTGTGTCAAAGGTAAAGATGATACCGTAGATGTGCAAATACAGGATAAAAGCTATACTCCCCAAGAAATCTCCTCCATGATTCTGCAAAAACTCAAAACCGACGCAGAAACATTTTTAGGAGAACCCGTCAGCCAAGCAGTAATCACCGTACCAGCCTACTTCACCGATGCCCAAAGACAGGCGACCAAAGACGCAGGAACCATTGCTGGATTGGAAGTGATGCGGATTATCAACGAGCCTACCGCCGCTGCCCTTGCCTATGGTTTAGATAAACAAGATCAAGATCAATATGTGTTGGTGTTTGACCTTGGGGGTGGTACCTTTGATGTTTCAGTCTTGCAACTAGGTAACGGTATCTTTGAGGTGGTTTCCACTTCGGGAAATAACCAGTTGGGAGGGGATGATTTTGATGGCATTATTGTTGATTGGTTAATCGAAAAATTTAAAGAACAAGAAGGCATTGATCTTAGTACCGATAAAATGGCATTGCAAAGGCTGAGAGAAGCCGCCGAAAAAGCTAAGATTGAGCTATCCAACCTCATGGAAACCTCCATTAATTTGCCCTTTATTACCGCCGATGATAACGGGCCCAAACATTTAGAACTAGAACTATCCCGTCCTCATTTAGAAGAACTAATTGCCCCCTTGGTAGAGGAGATAGTTCCCCCTATGCAAAGGGCATTGGCAGACTCAGAACTAAGCAAAGAACAGATCCATCGGGTGGTATTGGTGGGAGGTTCTACCCGTACCCCTGCCATCTCTGCCAAAATTGAGGAGTTTTTTGGTACAGGTATTCCCATAGACCGTTCCATCAACCCTGACGAAGCCGTAGCCCTTGGAGCTGCTGTACAAGGGGGTGTATTAGGTGGGGAAGTGCGCAATCTATTATTATTGGATGTTACTCCCCTATCCCTCGGTTTGGAAACCTTGGGGGAAGTTTTTACCAAAATTATTGAACGTAATACCACTATTCCCACCAGTCGCACCCAAGTATTTTCCACCGCCGTGGATGGACAAACTTCTGTGGAAGTCCATGTATTGCAGGGGGAACGCTCCATGGTCAAGGATAATAAGAGTTTGGGTAAATTTCTGTTGACAGGTATTCCCCCTGCCCCTCGAGGTGTGCCTCAAATCGAGGTATCTTTTGATATTGATGCCGACGGTATTCTCAAGGTGAGTGCGCGGGATAAAGGTACGGGCATTGAGCAGGGGATTGTGATTAGTAATACTGGTTCTTTAGATGCCCAAGAAATCGAGGCTATGCGTCGAGAAGCTCAAGAATTCGCTTCTGCGGATCGTCGTCGGGTGGAATTGGTGGAAATTAAAAAGCAACTAGACAGCTTACTCTACAGTTATGAGTTGAGTTTGGAAAAAAATCCTTTTCTAGTTGGTGATAATGTTCAGGATGAGATTAACCAGAAAAAAGTTGATATTGCTGATGCCATTGAATCCCCTGATGTGCCTGTCAAGCGCATTGAGGCGATGATTGCTGACTTGAGAGAGACCATTATCGGCTTGGGGGCAAAAGCCTATGAAAGTGTTTCCCAGTCTCCTGAAATGGGGGCGGAACCTTCTGGAGAAACGATGTTCGAGTCTTTGGATGCTGATGATGATGCTGATCCTGAGTTTAAGAGTATTGAGGATGAAATTCTTAGTGGTTTGAGCCAGATTTCTGGGGGGGATGCGGAGTTTGATTTTGATTATGATCAGGATGAGACTATTACGGGAGATTATGAAACGGTGGATTAA
- a CDS encoding GrpE protein (PFAM: GrpE~COGs: COG0576 Molecular chaperone GrpE (heat shock protein)~InterPro IPR000740~KEGG: syp:SYNPCC7002_A0695 heat shock protein~PFAM: GrpE protein~SPTR: Protein grpE): MTETNNYMELDQEIKEQESIEENQGADSADSASVNESEVLAEESNEVSSAEVDDNTSSEAQTSPEQEEKESSEDVDDQEDESLKAIALLQEEIANLNQQLEYQKEQTKSIQGQFMRLTADFDNFRRRTAKEKEEQETLVKKRTIGELLAVVDNFERARTQIKPNSDGEMAIHKSYQGVYKTFVESLKKLGVSAMRPEGQPFDPNYQEAMLREPTNEYPEGTVIEQLVRGYLLNDEVLRYAMVKVAAPGEDEPKEATPDNGDN, from the coding sequence ATGACTGAAACAAACAATTATATGGAATTGGATCAGGAAATTAAAGAACAAGAAAGTATAGAAGAAAATCAAGGCGCAGACTCTGCTGATAGTGCTTCTGTGAATGAGTCTGAAGTTTTGGCAGAAGAATCCAACGAAGTTTCCTCTGCGGAAGTTGATGATAATACCTCTTCTGAGGCTCAAACCTCCCCAGAGCAAGAAGAAAAAGAATCTTCTGAAGATGTTGACGATCAAGAAGATGAGAGTTTAAAGGCGATCGCCCTTTTACAAGAAGAAATAGCCAACCTCAATCAACAACTAGAATACCAAAAAGAACAAACCAAGAGCATCCAAGGTCAATTCATGAGGCTAACTGCCGACTTTGATAACTTCCGTCGTCGCACCGCCAAAGAAAAAGAAGAGCAAGAAACCTTGGTGAAAAAAAGAACCATCGGCGAACTACTAGCCGTCGTAGATAACTTTGAAAGAGCTAGAACTCAAATTAAACCCAATAGTGACGGAGAAATGGCAATCCATAAAAGCTATCAAGGAGTTTACAAAACCTTTGTAGAAAGCCTCAAAAAATTAGGTGTCTCCGCCATGCGTCCAGAAGGACAACCTTTCGATCCCAACTATCAAGAAGCCATGCTCAGGGAACCCACCAATGAATATCCCGAAGGCACAGTAATAGAACAATTAGTCAGAGGTTATTTACTCAATGACGAAGTATTGCGTTACGCTATGGTGAAAGTGGCAGCCCCCGGAGAAGACGAGCCAAAGGAAGCAACTCCAGATAATGGAGATAATTAA
- a CDS encoding Peptidase M1 membrane alanine aminopeptidase (PFAM: Peptidase family M1; PBS lyase HEAT-like repeat~COGs: COG0308 Aminopeptidase N~InterPro IPR004155:IPR014782~KEGG: cyc:PCC7424_4277 peptidase M1 membrane alanine aminopeptidase~PFAM: Peptidase M1 membrane alanine aminopeptidase ; PBS lyase HEAT domain protein repeat-containing protein~SPTR: HEAT:Peptidase M1, membrane alanine aminopeptidase:PBS lyase HEAT-like repeat) produces MTRSYYFDSETKKSFELPGAKPHYNPDRYGQVQHIFLDLALDITAQKFAGTCNITLTPIRQNIQQLTLDAVDLEIESILIDSVSQPFDYDGEILTINLLQPTTTKDLVISIKYSKEKPQRGLYFIAPDQHYPHKPSQVWTQGEDEDSRYWFPCFDYPGQLATSEIKVKVPADYTAISNGELVAVQEVENSKIYHWLQPQVHPTYLMTLAVGKFAKIEDKWQDIPVDYYVEKGQEKEAQISMGKTPRMIEFFSHKYGYSYPFSKYAQVCVDDFIFGGMENTSTTLLTDRCLLDERAALDNDRTESLVAHELAHQWFGDLVVIKHWSHAWIKEGAASYAEVLWTEHEYGDDDARYYLLGEARSYLQEDSSRYRRPIVTNVYREAIELYDRHLYEKGACVYHMIRSILGDELFDKAIHTFINDNAHKTVETVDLLRAIEKSTGYNLGSLFDQYVFRGGHPDFKVSYSWDNDSNLACVTVKQTQAKEESGKYIDLFELKIPLAFGYYSAQNGVSLKQFSLKLNQPEQSFYFPVAEKPDFISFDVNNNYLKTVKLDYGFSELKAQLKYDPDPISRIYSAIAIGKKANLEAVKTLKEAFLSESFWGVKVEIAKQLGKIKLDQAVDTLVEFLGEENHRVRRAVVEALGKHKTETSYQALKQVAIASDPSYYVEASAINALGSLVTGSLADKENEVIELFGQILKEREGLNEIIRSGAINGLSKLKTSPAAADLIAQYTELGTPQPLRLTAIRCLGAVAKGQKADKLTAILEQFEDILKDTFFLTQMAIISGLSQIEDNQAINLLSTLAESTPDGRVKRRAEEAINQVREKLGKDKNIEDLRQAVDKLKEENQELKSRLAKLEAK; encoded by the coding sequence ATGACCCGTAGCTATTATTTTGATTCTGAAACCAAAAAAAGTTTTGAATTACCAGGAGCAAAACCCCATTATAATCCAGATCGCTACGGACAAGTACAACACATTTTTCTTGATTTAGCATTAGATATAACAGCCCAAAAATTTGCTGGTACTTGTAATATTACCCTTACTCCCATTCGTCAAAATATTCAGCAATTAACCCTTGATGCCGTTGATCTGGAAATAGAATCAATATTGATTGATAGTGTCAGTCAACCCTTTGATTATGACGGAGAAATTTTAACCATCAATTTACTACAGCCTACCACCACAAAAGACTTAGTAATTAGTATTAAATATAGTAAAGAAAAACCCCAAAGAGGATTATATTTTATCGCCCCTGACCAACACTATCCCCATAAACCCAGTCAAGTCTGGACTCAAGGAGAAGACGAGGATTCCCGTTACTGGTTCCCTTGTTTTGACTACCCAGGGCAGTTGGCAACCTCAGAAATTAAAGTAAAAGTTCCTGCGGATTATACTGCTATTTCTAACGGAGAATTAGTGGCAGTTCAAGAAGTAGAAAATAGTAAAATATATCATTGGTTACAGCCTCAAGTTCACCCTACCTATTTAATGACTTTAGCAGTGGGTAAATTTGCCAAAATTGAGGATAAATGGCAAGATATTCCTGTAGATTATTATGTAGAAAAAGGGCAAGAAAAAGAGGCTCAAATTAGTATGGGAAAAACTCCCAGAATGATTGAGTTTTTTAGTCATAAATATGGTTATAGCTATCCCTTTTCTAAGTATGCGCAAGTGTGCGTAGATGATTTCATTTTCGGAGGTATGGAGAACACTTCTACTACCCTATTAACAGATCGTTGTTTGTTGGATGAAAGGGCGGCTTTGGATAACGATCGCACCGAAAGCCTTGTGGCTCATGAGTTAGCCCATCAATGGTTCGGGGATTTGGTGGTAATCAAACATTGGAGTCATGCCTGGATAAAGGAGGGGGCGGCTTCCTATGCGGAGGTATTATGGACAGAGCATGAATATGGGGATGATGATGCCCGTTATTATCTTTTGGGGGAGGCAAGGAGTTATTTACAGGAAGATTCTTCCCGTTATCGTCGCCCTATTGTAACAAATGTGTACCGGGAGGCGATCGAATTATATGATCGTCATTTGTACGAGAAAGGTGCTTGTGTATATCACATGATACGCTCGATTTTGGGGGATGAATTGTTTGACAAGGCGATTCATACTTTTATCAATGATAATGCCCATAAAACGGTGGAAACCGTTGATCTTTTACGTGCCATTGAAAAGTCCACGGGCTATAATTTGGGTTCTCTTTTTGATCAATATGTTTTCAGGGGTGGACATCCTGATTTTAAGGTGAGTTACAGTTGGGATAATGATTCTAATTTGGCTTGTGTGACGGTGAAACAAACCCAAGCAAAGGAGGAAAGTGGTAAATATATCGATTTATTTGAGTTAAAAATTCCCCTTGCTTTTGGTTATTATTCCGCTCAAAATGGTGTTAGTTTAAAACAGTTTTCTCTTAAACTTAATCAACCTGAACAGTCTTTTTATTTTCCTGTAGCTGAAAAGCCTGATTTTATTAGCTTTGATGTTAATAATAACTACCTAAAAACTGTTAAATTAGATTATGGTTTTAGTGAATTAAAGGCACAGTTAAAATATGATCCAGACCCTATTTCTCGGATCTATAGTGCGATCGCCATTGGCAAAAAAGCAAATTTAGAAGCGGTAAAAACCCTCAAAGAAGCCTTTTTAAGTGAATCTTTTTGGGGTGTAAAAGTAGAAATTGCCAAACAATTAGGCAAAATAAAATTAGATCAAGCCGTTGATACCCTCGTAGAATTTTTGGGCGAAGAAAATCACCGTGTCAGAAGAGCAGTTGTTGAAGCCCTCGGTAAACATAAAACCGAAACCAGTTATCAGGCCCTCAAACAAGTTGCGATCGCCTCTGACCCCAGTTATTATGTAGAAGCCTCCGCAATCAACGCTCTCGGCTCCTTGGTCACGGGTAGCCTAGCGGATAAAGAAAATGAGGTAATCGAGCTTTTCGGTCAAATACTCAAGGAAAGAGAAGGCTTAAACGAAATAATTAGATCAGGAGCCATCAACGGACTAAGTAAACTCAAAACTTCCCCCGCCGCCGCCGACTTAATAGCCCAATATACCGAACTCGGCACCCCCCAACCCCTGCGATTAACCGCCATTCGTTGTTTGGGTGCCGTTGCCAAAGGACAAAAAGCCGATAAACTCACCGCCATCCTCGAACAATTTGAAGACATCCTCAAAGACACCTTTTTCCTTACCCAAATGGCAATCATTAGCGGATTATCACAGATAGAAGACAATCAAGCCATCAACCTCCTCTCCACCCTCGCCGAAAGTACCCCCGACGGCAGAGTAAAAAGAAGGGCAGAGGAAGCCATCAATCAAGTGAGAGAAAAATTAGGCAAAGACAAAAATATCGAAGACTTACGCCAAGCCGTCGATAAACTCAAAGAAGAAAATCAAGAGTTAAAAAGCCGTCTAGCCAAACTCGAAGCCAAATAA
- a CDS encoding hypothetical protein (KEGG: syn:ssl8028 hypothetical protein~SPTR: Ssl7048 protein) produces the protein MLAKLTSKNQLTLPKRITNQIGAVEYFDIKVENGQIILTPVKIQRTDEVRAKLAQLDITEEDIANAISWARKGKNEEA, from the coding sequence ATGTTAGCTAAATTAACCAGTAAAAATCAGTTAACTCTACCAAAACGCATCACTAATCAGATTGGGGCAGTAGAATATTTTGATATAAAAGTAGAAAATGGGCAAATCATCTTAACCCCGGTAAAAATTCAACGAACAGATGAGGTAAGGGCAAAATTAGCACAGTTAGATATAACCGAGGAAGATATTGCCAATGCAATCTCTTGGGCAAGAAAAGGGAAAAATGAAGAAGCATAA
- a CDS encoding hypothetical protein (TIGRFAM: putative toxin-antitoxin system toxin component, PIN family~COGs: COG1569 nucleic acid-binding protein contains PIN domain~InterPro IPR002850~KEGG: syn:sll8027 hypothetical protein~SPTR: Sll8027 protein;~manually curated), with translation MKKHKPRVVIDTNLILSALVFGGKVAQLRLAWQNQQFIPLISKTTITELIRVLHYPKFQLTKSEQEDLLLDYLPYTETVKMPTKLPTIPKCRDVFDEPFLLLAKVAKADYLITGDKDLLFIDDEFFCPIITLEQFWDKLQ, from the coding sequence ATGAAGAAGCATAAACCACGAGTGGTTATTGACACTAACTTAATACTTTCTGCCTTAGTATTTGGAGGAAAAGTCGCTCAATTACGCCTTGCTTGGCAAAACCAGCAGTTTATCCCCTTGATTTCTAAAACCACCATTACAGAATTAATTAGAGTTCTCCATTACCCTAAGTTTCAACTAACAAAATCGGAACAAGAAGATTTATTATTAGACTATCTCCCCTATACCGAGACGGTGAAAATGCCTACTAAACTACCAACTATTCCCAAGTGTAGGGATGTTTTTGATGAACCGTTTTTACTTTTAGCCAAGGTAGCTAAAGCCGACTATTTAATAACAGGGGATAAGGATTTATTATTTATTGATGATGAGTTTTTTTGTCCCATTATTACCTTGGAGCAGTTTTGGGATAAACTACAATAA